The window TGGCCCCGGCGCCGCCGCCGATCACGATGTTCTGCGGCGTGCGCCGCTTGAGCCAGATGGTGTACACGACCGCGTAGTAGAAGATGCTCGCCATCGCGATCAGGGCGGAAAACGGGTTGCAGAAGACGGCCAGCACCACGTACGAGGCCCACGACAGCAGCAGCCCGAGCGTCGCCGCGTGCGCCGGCGTGAGGATGCCCGCCGGCAGCGGGCGCGAACGGGTCCGCACCATGAGCCCGTCAATGTCGCGGTCGTAGTAGTGGTTGAACGCGGCCGCCGCGGCGGCCGACAGCGCGATGCCGATGCCGGCGCCCCAGAAGACGCGCGCCGGCGGAGAGCCCGATCCCGCGAGCAACGCGGCGGGCAGCCCGGTGAACAGCACGAGCATCACGATGCGCGGCTTGGTCAGCTCGACCCACGCGCGCAGCGTGGCCGCACGCGTCGGAGCGCCGAGCGCGACGCTCATCGCGCGGCCTCCGCCAGCGCCGCCCGCGCGTCCGCGCGCGCCGCGGGCTGCGCCGCGAGCCGCAGCGTCGCGACCAGCGCGATGGCCAGGATCAGCGTGGCGTTGCCGAGATGGATCGCCGACACCCACACGGGAATCCCCATCAGCACGTTCGCGACGCCGATCGCGATCTGCAGGATCACCAGGCGCGGCAGCAGGTGGCCCGCGTAGCGCACGACGCGGTCCCCAGCCCTGCCGGCGCGCACGCTGACGACGACCACGAGCACCGCCAGCGCGTAGCCGGCCCAGCGGTGCGCCATCTGCAGGCCGACAAGTCCCTCGAGCGGCGGGAACCACTCGCCGTGGCAGGTCGGCCAGTCGGGGCAGACGAGGCTGGCGTGGTGGGTGCTCACCATGCCGCCCAGGACCGCCTGCAGCCACACGAACGCCGTGGTCGCCGAGAACAACGGCAGGTGGTCCGCCGCGCGCGGACCCGCCGCGGCGAGGGCGGCGGGATCGGCCTCGATGCCGGCCATCACCGCGATCGTGACGAAGGTCGCGAACAGCAGCAGCCCGACCGCGAGGTGCCCGCTCACGACGGAGGGGTCGAGCAGCTTCCAGACGGTCAGGGCGCCGAGCAGCGCCTGCGAAAAGTAGAGCGCGACCGACAGCGCCGCGACGCCTCCCAGCTTCGCCCGCGTCTCGCGCCGCGCGAGCGTCACCACCGTGGTCGTCAGCAGCAGCAGGCCGACGAGCAGCGCCAGCAGGCGGTGGAACCACTCCATCCAGATGTTGAAGTCGAACGGCGGGATGAGCTTGCCGTGGCACAGCGGCCAGTCCGGGCAGGAAAGCCCCGAGCCCGTGGTGCGGACGATCGAGCCCACGACGATGAGCGCGAACATCAGGGCCGCGGTGATGGTGGCGAGCCGCGAGACGGCGCGGAACGCACGCGTGGACGACATCTGGGGACCTCGGCTGGCCGGTTGGACGTTGGCCGCGCTCGCGTGCGCCGGTTCGGCGTCCTTCAGGGCGCCGCGCCGGCGGCAGTCGGCGATGGGGCCGGAAAGCCGCGGCGCAAGTTAGCACAGCGGCCGGTTCGCACGACAGCCGGCCGCACCGCGGCCCGCCGAGCGGGAGCCGACCGCATCACACGCCGCGACGCGGCGGCCGGCCGCACCGTGCCGTGCCCACGATCTCCCGCTGCCCGGCGACGGCTGGCGGCGCCGCCCGCTCCGCCGGTTCCGGCTATAGTGCCCGGCGCGCATTCCACCCCCCCGGTCCCGGACGGAATCCGATGGCAGACCTGCCCCCGCCGGCGGAGGCGCGCGAGTACTGCCGCCGCACGCTGCCGCGGGTCTCGCGCACCTTCGCCCTCAACATCGAACTGCTGAGCGGCTCGTTTCGCGAGTCGGTGCGCGTCGCCTACCTGTTGTGCCGCGCGGCCGACACGATCGAGGACCGCTGGGCAGGGAGCGCGGGCGAGATCGGGGACCGCTTCGCCGATTTCGACGCGGCGCTCGCGGGCGACGGGGGCGCGGCGGCGCGCCTGGCCGCGGCGGTGCGCGGCGGGTCGGCCCCGCTCGAAGCGGACTTCGAGCTGCTCGCCCACCTGCCGCTGGTGCTGCGGGCGTTCGGCCTGCTCGAGGCCGGCGACCGCGAGGCCATCGCCGAGGGCGTCGGCATTCTCTCGGCCGGCATGCGGCGCTACGCCGCGCGCGCCGCGCGGCGCGGACCGGGCGTCTGCTACCTGGACGACGAGGCCGAGCTTCGGGAGTACTGCTGGATCGTGGCCGGCTGCGTGGGTGCGATGCTCACGAAGCTTTACGAGCGGCGCGCCGGCCCGGATCGCGACGCGGCGCTCGGAGAGCGGCGGCGGCGGCTCGCGCCGCGCGTCGGCGAGGCGCTGCAGCTGACGAACATCCTGCTCGACTGGCCCAACGACGTGCGGCGCGGCCGTTGCTACCTGCCCTCCGCCTGGCTCGCGCCCTTCGGCCTTTCGCCCGGCGACCTCGCCGGCGGCGACGCGCCCGCCGCGCGGGAGCTGGCGCTGCGGCTCGAAGCGCTCGCGCACGCCGCGCTCGACCAGGTCGCGGACTACCTCGACACGGTTCCGCCGCGCCACGTGCGCTACCGGCTCTTCTGCCTGTGGCCGGCGCTGTGGGCGCGCGCCTCGCTCCATCTCGCGCACGCCGATCCCGACTTTCCGCTGCGCGGGCGTCCGAAGCTGACGCGCGCCCGGCTCTGGAGCGTCGCCGCCCGCTCCCTGCTGGTGCTGCACAGCCGCGCCGGCACCCGTCGGCTGCTGGCACGCGCCTGACCGCACGCCGCGCCGTTCCCGCGTGCGCGTGTGCTAGCGTCGGCGCCCCATGAGTTCCGCTCCGGCGCCGGAAGGCGTCTTCTCGGGCTTCCGCGCGCTGCGGCACCGCAACTTCCGGCTCTTCTGGTCGGGCCAGGCCGTCTCGCTCATCGGCACCTGGATGCAAAGCGTCGCCCAGGGCTGGCTCATGCACGAGCTGACCGGCTCGCCGTGGATGCTGGGCCTGCTCAGCTTCATGCAGTTCATTCCAGTGCTGCCGTTCGCGCTGCTGGCGGGCGTCGTCGCCGACCGGACCGACAAGCGCCGGCTGCTGTTCGGCACGCAGACCGCCTTCCTCGTCCAGGCGACGGTGCTCGCGCTGACGGTGAGCCTCGGCGTGGTCAAGCCGTGGATGGTGCTGGGACTGGCGTTCGCCTACGGCGTCGCCAACACCTTCGACCTTCCGGCGCGCCAGGCGCTCGTGATTGACCTGACCGGACGCGAGGATCTCTCGAACGGCATCGCGCTCAATTCGGCCGCCTTCAACACCGCCCGCATCCTCGGGCCGTCGTTCGCGGGACTGATGCTCGCGACCATCGGCGTGGCGGGCTGCTTCTGGATCAACGCCCTGTCGTTCGTGGCCGTGCTGGCCGCGCT of the Candidatus Eisenbacteria bacterium genome contains:
- a CDS encoding squalene/phytoene synthase family protein, with translation MADLPPPAEAREYCRRTLPRVSRTFALNIELLSGSFRESVRVAYLLCRAADTIEDRWAGSAGEIGDRFADFDAALAGDGGAAARLAAAVRGGSAPLEADFELLAHLPLVLRAFGLLEAGDREAIAEGVGILSAGMRRYAARAARRGPGVCYLDDEAELREYCWIVAGCVGAMLTKLYERRAGPDRDAALGERRRRLAPRVGEALQLTNILLDWPNDVRRGRCYLPSAWLAPFGLSPGDLAGGDAPAARELALRLEALAHAALDQVADYLDTVPPRHVRYRLFCLWPALWARASLHLAHADPDFPLRGRPKLTRARLWSVAARSLLVLHSRAGTRRLLARA
- a CDS encoding heme A synthase produces the protein MSSTRAFRAVSRLATITAALMFALIVVGSIVRTTGSGLSCPDWPLCHGKLIPPFDFNIWMEWFHRLLALLVGLLLLTTTVVTLARRETRAKLGGVAALSVALYFSQALLGALTVWKLLDPSVVSGHLAVGLLLFATFVTIAVMAGIEADPAALAAAGPRAADHLPLFSATTAFVWLQAVLGGMVSTHHASLVCPDWPTCHGEWFPPLEGLVGLQMAHRWAGYALAVLVVVVSVRAGRAGDRVVRYAGHLLPRLVILQIAIGVANVLMGIPVWVSAIHLGNATLILAIALVATLRLAAQPAARADARAALAEAAR
- a CDS encoding protoheme IX farnesyltransferase — translated: MSVALGAPTRAATLRAWVELTKPRIVMLVLFTGLPAALLAGSGSPPARVFWGAGIGIALSAAAAAAFNHYYDRDIDGLMVRTRSRPLPAGILTPAHAATLGLLLSWASYVVLAVFCNPFSALIAMASIFYYAVVYTIWLKRRTPQNIVIGGGAGATAPIIAWAAVTGHVGLPAILIAAIVFLWTPPHFWALALYRREDYQRANLPMLPVTHGEPETRRQILLYSIVLVALTLVIGPFTGLGAIYTTAAAVLGALFIMGAVRLWREKSVPRAMQLFRFSILYLFALFLCMTVDAWLRLRAG